One Miscanthus floridulus cultivar M001 chromosome 11, ASM1932011v1, whole genome shotgun sequence DNA window includes the following coding sequences:
- the LOC136492333 gene encoding auxin-responsive protein SAUR27-like, which produces MNWKRKSSGRCRGEEVRERLIQQDPVGGSCKGAGCVPRGCVAVLVGGGDAEPEERVVVDVRALGQPCVRALLDMAAREFGYDHKGVLRIPCAADEFRHAVAADSHRPCRR; this is translated from the coding sequence atgAACTGGAAGCGCAAGAGCTCCGGCAGATGCAGAGGGGAAGAGGTGCGGGAGCGCCTGATCCAGCAGGATCCGGTCGGCGGCAGCTGCAAGGGCGCGGGCTGCGTGCCGCGCGGCTGCGTGGCGGTGCTGGTCGGCGGCGGGGACGCGGAGCCGGAGGAGCGGGTGGTGGTGGACGTGCGCGCGCTGGGGCAGCCCTGCGTGCGAGCGCTGCTGGACATGGCGGCGCGGGAGTTCGGGTACGACCACAAGGGCGTGCTGCGGATCCCCTGCGCCGCCGACGAGTTCCGCCACGCCGTCGCCGCCGACAGCCACCGGCCGTGCAGACGGTAA
- the LOC136493678 gene encoding large ribosomal subunit protein uL3 produces the protein MSHRKFEHPRHGSLGFLPRKRSSRHRGKVKSFPRDDPKKPCHLTAFVGYKAGMTHIVREVEKPGSKLHKKETCEAVTIIETPPLVIVGLVAYVKTPRGLRTLNSVWAQHLSEEVRRRFYKNWCKSKKKAFTKYALKYDSDAGKKEIQLQLEKMKKYASVIRVIAHTQIKKMKGLKQKKAHLMEIQVNGGTIADKVDYGYKFFEKEVPVDAVFQKDEMIDIIGVTKGKGYEGVVTRWGVTRLPRKTHRGLRKVACIGAWHPARVSYTVARAGQNGYHHRTEMNKKVYKIGKAGQESHDASTEFDRTEKDITPMGGFPHYGIVKGDYLMIKGCCVGPKKRVVTLRQSLLKQTSRLALEDIKLKFIDTSSKFGHGRFQTTDEKQRFYGKLKA, from the exons ATGTCGCACCGTAAATTCGAGCACCCGAGGCACGGGTCCCTTGGCTTCCTACCCAGGAAGCGATCTTCCCGCCACCGCGGAAAGG TGAAGTCCTTCCCGAGGGATGACCCAAAGAAGCCCTGCCACCTCACTGCCTTCGTTGGCTACAAGGCTGGAATGACACACATTGTGCGTGAGGTCGAGAAGCCTGGCTCCA AGCTCCACAAGAAGGAAACTTGTGAGGCTGTGACTATCATTGAGACCCCTCCCCTTGTCATTGTTGGACTTGTGGCATATGTGAAGACCCCCCGTGGCCTGCGGACCCTCAATTCTGTCTGGGCCCAGCACCTTAGCGAAGAAGTGAGGAGAAGATTCTACAAGAACTGGtgcaagagcaagaagaaggccTTCACCAAGTATGCCCTCAAATATGACAGCGACGCAGGCAAGAAAGAAATCCAGTTGCAGCTTGAGAAGATGAAGAAGTATGCTTCAGTTATCCGTGTTATCGCCCACACTCAG ATTAAAAAGATGAAGGGTTTGAAGCAGAAGAAGGCTCACCTTATGGAGATCCAGGTGAACGGTGGCACTATAGCAGACAAGGTGGACTATGGTTACAAATTCTTTGAGAAGGAAGTCCCTGTTGATGCTGTGTTCCAGAAGGATGAGATGATTGACATCATTGGAGTCACCAAGGGTAAGGGGTATGAGGGTGTGGTCACTCGTTGGGGCGTTACCCGGCTTCCCCGTAAGACCCACAGGGGTCTCCGCAAGGTAGCCTGTATCGGTGCCTGGCATCCTGCTAGGGTGTCGTACACAGTTGCCCGTGCTGGTCAGAATGGATACCATCACCGTACTGAGATGAACAAGAAGGTTTACAAGATCGGCAAGGCTGGACAGGAAAGCCATGATGCCTCAACTGAGTTTGACAG GACTGAGAAGGACATCACTCCCATGGGTGGATTCCCCCACTATGGTATCGTCAAAGGCGACTACCTGATGATCAAGGGTTGCTGCGTCGGTCCCAAGAAGAGGGTGGTGACTCTCCGCCAATCTCTGCTGAAGCAGACCTCTCGGCTGGCGCTGGAGGATATCAAGCTCAAGTTCATCGACACCTCGTCCAAGTTTGGGCATGGGCGCTTCCAGACCACAGACGAGAAGCAGAGGTTCTACGGCAAGCTCAAGGCCTGA
- the LOC136492334 gene encoding uncharacterized protein translates to MNETVSGRGESKRTAAEIAALSGRQATEFKQLQALTTEAPGHSRQSPRWERPPSGMLKLNVDGAFREADKDGGWGYVIRDESGDVIQSGAGKVPLAINPMHAELIACMEGVKAAAAIGMNNIVPETDAQQVAWAIQGDDFRLAVVGGLVHELKVLLSVSFASVLVRYAPRECNKVAHELASIGCKSQGLAPLVMAGVPDCIMFLVSGDLADMVE, encoded by the coding sequence ATGAACGAAACCGTGTCAGGGAGGGGGGAAAGCAAAAGAACAGCTGCTGAAATTGCAGCTTTAAGTGGGCGTCAAGCCACGGAGTTCAAACAATTGCAGGCGCTAACAACTGAAGCTCCAGGGCATAGCAGGCAGAGTCCACGATGGGAGAGACCCCCAAGTGGCATGCTGAAGCTGAATGTTGATGGAGCTTTTAGGGAGGCTGACAAGGATGGTGGATGGGGCTATGTAATCCGGGATGAAAGTGGAGATGTAATTCAATCAGGTGCTGGGAAAGTGCCTCTTGCGATCAATCCGATGCATGCGGAACTCATTGCTTGTATGGAAGGGGTGAAGGCAGCGGCTGCCATTGGCATGAACAATATTGTCCCGGAGACCGATGCACAGCAGGTGGCGTGGGCGATACAGGGAGATGATTTCAGGCTTGCTGTGGTGGGCGGTTTAGTCCATGAACTCAAGGTTTTGTTAAGTGTGAGCTTTGCTTCCGTCCTTGTTAGATATGCTCCTCGTGAATGTAATAAAGTAGCACATGAACTTGCATCTATAGGGTGCAAGAGCCAGGGTTTGGCGCCTTTAGTCATGGCCGGAGTGCCTGACTGTATTATGTTTCTGGTGTCAGGCGATTTAGCCGACATGGTTGAGTAA
- the LOC136490804 gene encoding auxin-responsive protein SAUR32-like — protein MIWKRKTSGRGGSCSGRDEMRERLIPAAAGGGCAAGCVAVLVGGGEEPERVVVDVRALARPCVRALLEAAQREFGFDQKGVLRIPCAADEFRRAVAAGGHRCRR, from the coding sequence ATGATCTGGAAGCGGAAGACCTCTGGGCGAGGCGGCAGCTGCAGTGGCAGGGACGAGATGCGGGAGCGGCTGATCCCGGCCGCCGCGGGCGGCGGCTGCGCGGCGGGGTGCGTGGCGGTGCTGGTGGGCGGGGGCGAGGAGCCGGAGCGGGTGGTCGTGGACgtgcgcgcgctggcgcggccctGCGTGCGGGCGCTGCTGGAGGCAGCGCAGCGGGAGTTCGGCTTCGACCAGAAGGGCGTGCTCCGGATCCCCTGCGCCGCCGACGAGTTCCGCCGGGCCGTCGCCGCCGGAGGGCACCGGTGCAGACGGTAG